tataaatcaaagtcttctagtggatcctatccGTGGAGATAGAAGAGGTggcgtaggagcatttgaagtctccgaacatccataaacatatcttgtgtagttaactgattaactattgttttcaaactgttttGATCAGTTGGAGTATTCGTCAATTCAGTTGTCACCGTAACTGAACTGAAGATTGCAAAAACTAATGTCTTATTTCAGTTActcagtttacataagttaaaatattttctaaatatATCAGTActcttcacgaaggattacttcgagtttcttccgcttagttataaaaccaaactcgatttaattcatcggtgttaatattcttagaacacgagctattgcagctcattggagaatattttgtttgaagcatccCAAAGATGTTGAGCAAACGATCCttcaaaatatcaaaaaatcttttctggtgtggaagatcagtctaggctgcaaccacagagcatactcagaattttaagaaattttaaaccaaggctctgataccactttttGGTCCCCACGTGCGGTactttgagataataaatatgaaaataaagaataaactggacatcGAGATTTatgtggaaaacccctaaaaattattatggtAAAAAACCACGGGCAATATGAAAAGAATTTCACTATTATATTTTATGGTGTACAACTACAACTACTCACTGTATtttcaaagagaacacacactctcttaatacatgagaacaaacacctcacaaatattatagaactacgCACTCAAATGCTAGGATGTGAGAAAACTCGAAAAAGTGATGATCTCAGAATGAAGGgggagatctatttataggagatCCTTACGCATATTGTGGAACGCGTTTCAATTAATATGAAGCATGTTTCCTCAACCAATTATTCTTTCAAACTTGTCTGCTGCATTATTACTCTTGtcgacaatatatatatatatatatatatatatatatatatatatatatatatatttatatattattcttatattATAGTATTTATTTAACAGTAGCTATATATTGTTGAAAGGAAGTGTTTGGTGCTTGGGTACAATAGAAATGCATCATAAACAGAGTTTTAAGATATGGCGGGCTAGGAAAATTAACTAATGAAAATGACTTTGGTTTATAATTCTTGAAAATTCCCAAGATTTCTCAGTAAGATATCAGAATTAAGCTGAAGACCTCAGGTGTATACTCTCCTATTCCGACATTATTTCACAAAAACTTCATGATAATGGATTTGGATACATATTGTTGTTATCGGTGCTTTATTGTTTCTTTATATGTTTAATTATGTATTTGATTATGTTCTGGGAATATTCTGTAGGATATGTATGTCATGTGAGTCATCTCTTAGTTCCTGCGAGCCAAAGTGTTGCATGTGGGGAAGCATGTGGGCCACTTCTTGTTTTCCTATGGTCAAAGCGTTGCATGACGAGGTCCCATTGTGGATGTTGTTCTGTTTCGTCTATCATGTGAGTCACCTCTTGGTTCCTACAGGTCAAAGTGCTGCGTGTGAGGGGGAGCATGTGAGCCATCTCTTGTTTCCCAATGGTCAAAGTGTTGCATGATAGAAGTTCTGATCTAGATTATTTTATCATGTTATTCTTGCATTTTATCATCCTATCTACATGTGtatttattgtttattattGTGAAAGCTTTTGTCGTTatccttgtgattgatttaGTGGCTGGATGCAGGAGTGTACCGAATAATTTAAGTTTCAGATAATAATATGGATGAGGAAGACGAATATGTAGAATATATAGAATAGATCATTGAAGATGATGATGACATGGAAGATGTTACGTAGAGTTTGGagagttgaattctttcatttgagttctttTAGGATTCGTGGATTTTAGCTAGTCCTTTGGAAGACTAATTTATTTACTCATTGATCTGATTGAGAGATTGACTAATTGTTTccttttaataaataaattataactcTCTACAAACTTTAGGCATTTGTGTTAGTTATATGGGTTATTGGTACTTTAAAtgaaacaaaaaatttataaatattgcACATGTTCAGATGTGAGAAACTTGGGCCTTACATTTGATGACATGGAAAATGTTCCATAGAGTTTGGAGAGTTAaattctttcatttgagttttTTTAAGATTCGTGGATTATTTCCCTTCAAATATTTTAGCTAGTCCTTTGGAAGACTAATTTATTTACCCATTGATCTGATTGAGAGATTGACttattgtttctttttaataaataaattatgattCTCTACAAACTTTAGGCCTTTGTGTTAGTTATATGGTTTATCGGTACTTTAAATgagacaaaaaaaattataaatattgcaCATGTTCAGATGTGATAAACCTGGGCCTTACAGCCCTAGCATGATAAACAGGATTTTTTGCTAAGTGAATAGCACTCTAACAGTCATAGTGTAATGTGATATCTTCAAGCTTCTGACCCAATTCTTCCAGAAAttatcttaatcatatcatctcTTTGCTAGCTTCTGTAACTGCAACGTACTCAGCTTCAGTAATCGAAAGCGCAACTATCTTTTGCAATTTAGATACTCAGCTTACTGTCCTACCACCTAATGAGAACACATACCCAGTGGTATTTTTTCTGCCATCGAGGTCACCTCCCATGTCGGCATCGACAAAACCCTGTAATCCCAAATTTGACCTTCTGAAGCATAAAGATAAACTAACAGTATCTTTCAAGTACCTTAGAATCAATTTAACTGCTTCCTAGTGTTGTTTTACTGGATTGCTCATAAATCTGCTCACAACTCCCACAGCATGTGCTATGTCTGATCTAGTGCACACTATTGCATACATGAGACTTCCGACAGCAGAAACATAAGAAACTTTGTTCATATAAGCTTTCTCCTGCTCCTGCTCCTGCTTCGACGATGGTGATTGTGctttgataattttaaaatgactAGCCAAAAGAGTACTCACGGGTTTAGTTTCATCCATGTTAAATCTGTTAATCACCAAGGATTTGTTTTGCAGCACCCAAATCCTTCATAGaaattattttgataaatttttcTTGAGTTTATCGATCTCCTCCAGACAAGCTCCTGCTATcaacatatcatctacatataatAGTATAATGATATAAGAACCATCAGACTTCTTCACATAACAACAGTGATCAGCTTGACACCTCAAGAAACCATTATTACTCATGAATccatcaaacttcttgtaccactgtcttggagcttgtttgaaaCCATACGAGCTCTTCTTACGTTTACACATCATTTCTCTTTTCTCCATACTTCAAAGCCCTGTGTTTGCTTCATATACATTTCTTTGTCTAGGTCACCATGAAGAAATGTCGTATTCACATCTAACTAATCCAAATGTAAATCTTCTTTTACCACTAATCCGAGTACAGTCCTGATAGTGGTTAACTTAACCACTGGAGAGAAAATCTCATTGTAATCGATGACTTCCTTTTGTTGAAAACCTTTTACAACAAGTCTTGACTTGTATCGCTTGCTACCATCATGTTCTTCTTTTAACTAGTATACCCACTTTTTATGTAATGTTTTTTTGCCTTGCGGAAGTTCTGTCAACTCTCACGCTGATTGGATGACAGTGAATCCATCTCATCTTCCATGGCTAACTCTCACTTGGTTGActcatcattttgcattgccTCTTCATAGGTATTTGGTTCACCTTTATCTGTCAACAAAATAGAGTGAAGTGCggtctaatttttttcaaaGATCTTCTGAGTTCATTCACCGGAGTTTGTGGGTCATCATCTTGCAGTTGCTCCTTCATCTTCTTTGTCACTGCATTTTGATTCATTCACAGGAATATCTGTCAATGTCACTTCATCAATCTTCTTCACTTAAAGGCATTCATCTCCAGCTCCAATGATTGTCATCCCAAAAATGATAACCAAATTCATTATCATCAATACCAATAAAGAAGCACTTCTTTGATTTCAAATCAAGCTTTACTCTGCTAGTAGAGTCAATATGAACATAGGACAAACATCCAAACACTTTCAAGAAAGAATGGTTTACTTCTTTGCCGCTCCATACCTCTTCGGATATTCTGCAATCAAGCGGTATCGAAGATCCTCTGTTAATCAGATATGCTACAGTGTTAACAACATCAGCCCATGATGATTTCGGCAATCCATAATGCAGTCTCATGCTCCTAGCATGTTCATTCAGGGTCATGTtcatcctttcagctacaccattctgCTGAGATGTACCAAGAATGGTTTTCTCCATCTTGATCATGTTCTGTGCACAATATTTCTTgaattcatcatcttcacattcACCACCATTATCAGACCGTAAGAACTTCACCTTCAAGTTGGTCTCATTCTCAACCATGGTTTTCCACCTTTTAAAGGTCTCATAAACgtcatatttatttttaaaaaaataaacccaAACTTTCCGGCTTGAACCATCGATAAATGTGACATAGTATCTTGAGCCTCCAAGCGATGTCGCAGGAGATGGTCTCCATAAATCAGTATGAACCAGATTCAATTTTGCTGCTTTTGGTTCTCTACTGCCTTTTGAAAGGCTCACTTTTTCTACTTTCCAATACAATTTTCACATAGCTTGTGTTCAACGGTCTTTAATTCGGATAGCTTTCCGTTTGATACAAGTATCTTCATTTCCTTCTCACCAATATGCCCAACCCTACAAGGCCATAGACTTCAATTAGCTCTAGAATCCATGGCTGAATGTATCTCTGCAACTGAAATTCATATAAAGTGTTCCAGTTTTCTTTCTTCGTGCAACAATCATGGCTCCTTTGTTCATTTTCCAGTAACCATCACCAAAGGACACATTATGACTTTTGTCATCGAGCTGTCCCACTGAGATTAGATTTTGTGCCAATTTCGGTACATATCTAACTTTGTTAATTTTTCAGATAGCTCCATTTGACATCTTCATCCGGACATCAACCATACCAACTATTTCCAAAAGTTTTCCATCAGCCAGGAAAAATTTTCTGTTATCGTCAGTGATGTAATTATCAAATACATAACGATTACAAGTGGTATGAAACGAAACTCCTGAATCCATAACCCAAGAATCAATCGGGCTTTCCATAGATAGTAATAGAGCATCATGTACCTCCTCTGTAACAACATTTGCATTATTCTTTGTTGATTTGCAGTTCTTTTTCAAGTGATTAGTTTCACCACAATTCCAGCActtcaaattctttttaaagttgcttttgtcttttccatttcttgacTTGGACCTATTGCGCCATCGGCTGGAACTTTTTTCGCCACTCATGCCCTTCCTCTGTTCTCGAGATTTAGAGCTGATCTCAATGATGTTCCTTCACTCAAATATATCATGTTAAACTTCTTCAGTAAGAATTGATCTCTGACATCATTAAATTATAGCTTTGTTTTTCCAACAGAATTGCTAACTGTTTCCTGCATTGGTTCCCAAACATTTGGTAAAGACGCCAAAAGAATAAATGCACGAATCTCagcatcaaaattaatttcaaccTATGTTAGCTGAGAAACAATCGTGTTGAAATCATTGATGTGTTTAGCAACCGAAGCACATTTTCCCATTTCCAAGTTGAATAACTTTTTCATGAGATGTACTTTGTTGTTTGCTTATGGCTTCTCGTACATGTCCGATAAAATAGACATCATCTCTTATGTGGTTTGTGCCTCCGCCACTTTCTTTGTCAGGGTCCATCATATCACACCTAATACATGTCGGTCAAGGAGCTCAatcatcatcctccatcttttccGGTTTCTTTCCTGATAGAGGTTGATGCATGTTCTTGCTATACAGATAATCTCTAATCTGTAACAGCCAGAACGAAAAATATGTTCCGTCGAACTTGTTGATTCCCGGTCCCGATCCATCATTTCCAGTCATCGCTTCTCTAGCCTTagcaaaaaatataaaaaaatcttttctggtgtggaagatcagacaaagctacaaccacagagcatactcagattTCTAAGAAATTTTACAACAAGGCATTGATACCAGTTATTCGGTAATTATGACCAAACGATGGTGATCATGATGATAATATAGTACCAAAAATACGGAACAAAATAATCAAtaagaacacaaagatttacgtggtcACCAAATATAGGCTACGTCCACGGAGCTGCTGTAAATCTTTATTATAAGGAGAAAATTACAAGTGTATACAAAACACTTAATATCTCATAATCCCGACCCCCCGAGTAtaaccgagaaaatattttctcttacTCTCAGAAGAGAACCTCAAAACACTTTTCTTTATCTTATTTAAGAAGCTTTGGAATTGCTTTGTTTTGTGATGTTTTAAAATGGTTGAAGGACGCATCTATTTATAGATACAAGTTCTCATAAACAATTAAATGCATATTTGCTTTTGCGGAAAAATTCACGCTTCACGCAGCAACATTTGAAAATCGTCACACTTTGATAAAGTTTTAAACCAATTGACCCATTTCACCTAACAACAACTGCACACCTAAACAAAAATTTTCCAATATATAAATGTGAAACTACCATGTCTGGTATTTTGGATATGTGGACTAGTGAGCTAGCAAAGCTAAGGAACAAGGGTCGAGCCCGTTCTCAAGTATCTCGGCTCCGACTAGCCATGAGATTGCTGCAACCGAGCAAGTGGTAGCTCACGGCGGCTAGGTGTCTTGGCTAAATGACTTGGCTCAACTCCTACGAGTTAAGAAGTTTCCTGCCTTGAATTGCTCGGAGGATTCGGCCTCCATGCTTGCGGGAGAGCTTTAGTTCTTGAACGAGGAAATTTGATATCTTTGGCAATAATCAGCATGCTTAGTGTATCACTTTAAGGAGGAGTTTTCAGGTTTTATATGATGAAGTAAAAAGGGATGTAAAATCTAGAAGTATAATTTATCAGTAAATTAAACGTAAAGCAATAATTTAAACAGTCTGATGCACCTCCTCAAAGAGGACATTTTAACTCCATGTGTCATTTTTTACAGAAGGCATTGCATGAGCTTCAATATGTACATTTTAACTTTCGACAGATTTTATTCACTCTAGTTTTACATGTGAGGATTTCTACATAGATGAGTTAGGTTCCATGCTCTCCGACGACCATTCGCTACCGCCAACGAATTTATTAATCTCACCCTGCCACTTCAAAATCTCCTTGCTGTACCTAAGAGCATTATCAACACTATCAGGCTCTAGTCCTGTCACCCTTGAAACAAACAGCTTTTTCCCGCTTAGAGAATTGAACAGCCTTTTGAACTTTGTGGCTATGTAATGGAAAGCCCGTTGAGGCAATGACGGATTGTTGTTGCTGGTGGTGCTGTGTGGATGAAGACTGATAACGGGATTGAAATCTTGAAACCATTCACAGTTTCTCAGAGGAACCTGTTTCATCTTTTCCTCTAAGAGGTCGAATTTATTGAGAATGAGAAGAAAATTTTTGTCAGCATGTGTTGGGTGAGTGACAATGGCCTCAAAGTGGTTCTTGGTCGCCACCATCTTGTTTGTGCGAATGCCACTCATGTCTTCATAATATTCACCATAGTCTGTCAAGGAAACACAGTAGATTACAAGGTCTATGTCTTCAAACATCTCTAACCATTTGCAGTTTTCCCCGAGGCTACTTGCATGAACTCGAATTAGTTGGTAGCTGCATGGATAAAAGATGAACAACAACACGGACATTTAGTTATTGGTGGAAGTTCTGTAGAATGGAGTGTTGGTTGTCAAAtcaaaaactaaaatttaaatcttttaaaagcTATATACGTTCTGATCATGGTGTCACACAGCAAAACATGAGCCTCCTCTATAATCTCCCTCAAAACAATTGTTTTAACTtgaaattgataaaaaaaaaaaacgaacatACAATGCTGGTTTTAATATCAAGTGTAAGACCAAGCTTCTANNNNNNNNNNNNNNNNNNNNNNNNNNNNNNNNNNNNNNNNNNNNNNNNNNNNNNNNNNNNNNNNNNNNNNNNNNNNNNNNNNNNNNNNNNNNNNNNNNNNATCCATTGgtgaaccggcatcctatgcatcttcactacctgatcctgtaatacttgagctacgtgagtttataaaactcaataagttggcacttgtacgtatcaatatgcgtcgaaggaacatacatatcaagtcgtgacaacaatgaatctttaaaccatgtcatatcatagcatatattcatgttcatttttgtacttgagcctcattagttgacctgtactactgtgcttgctttattatatagctactactgtgttggacgtcaaggagcaacctttggcaaccccacgccccatgaacatatattggccaatagcttcggtggacttaaaaccacccatgatttcaacaagctctatatcatgtaaaaatcaatcattttcctttcatgttcatTACATAGTACtcatcttcaatattcatgagttcctttcatatataatacataacaatggaatatggtgctatgttttcaacaataatatactaacaatgtacatatagcaataaacaatgggaagtatttgaaatcataatattactcatgtattacttgaTGAatatgccaacttacagtccaagcgtacgaatactggtttgagacgatgattctcgctcctatactgtcaaacatatcaataatttaattactaTGTCCATACTAGTGAAAGTTACCCCTCTACATGAAgaacaactaaaagagaagaaaacttacacccttagGAAGCTCTTGGGATGGAGAGCTGAGTTCTAACCTCAAAatgatgaaaggaatgaagaaggaagCTTTTGGGAGGAATGTTTCTAGGTTTGCTTCGTGTTCTTGCTGAGGAAGAAGGTAAGAATGGTGGAAAGTGCTTAGAAAACTCGATACTTATCTTTTCAAACACtgctgggcgcatatgcgcgacattctgggcgcatatgcgcggcctgTTCTGCCCTCCCGGCTCACATGCGCGaattctggcgcatatgcgcgctacaTTCTGccacaaaactcatttttaacttCCGAATTAGCAAAAGTGATAAAcaagaaagttgtagccctatgtgttttcttgcatctccaattggcctcatgtcatttgaaggtttgagtaaaacgttattctcattctcccaacatgtgtcagtgcaggaacaatgatacacacgacacacttcggggcattTTTGGCTTGTATttcacaatgatttggacaaaacccaaaacgtgaaagttgtagcattatatcttatctttctaatggttaaggcctcacacaatttggatcaatattcaaatcattatgctaaaacccgtaacaACTACCACAATTTCGTCTCATTTTCTGCAGTCCTGTACCAACTTTCATTACACTACTTCTACCTACACCTCTTACTACCACTATtttaacacatattcattctcaatacaccatagACAATATAAAAATCACGTTCAATCTCACtattgatacctcaatcattacgtgaaatctaatgagctaaataactacataataaacgacataaacgcattattatcatttgtacgagtaaccgggcattacaattctcccttccttcaaagaatttcgtcctcgaaatttgacgtaccatatagttcgggatatctctgttgaatctcgtcttctcgttcccaagttgcttcttcgattacatgatttcgccataacagtttcaccaagggtatttccttgcctcgtaacacttttgatttcctatcgagAATTTGGACCAGTCGTTCTTCATAcgagagattcgatgcaagctccaatggttcataatgaagaacgtgagaaggattggccaaatactttcgtagAAAGGAAACATGAAAAACGTTATGAACATTTGATAAGTTCGGTggtaaagcaactcggtaggctctgtctcctattctttacaagatttcaaatggaccgatatatcttggactcaattttcctttcttaccaaaacgcaaaatgcccttcaatggtgatatctttatAAATACATGGTCCccaacctgaaattccaatcgacgacgtcgcacatcagcatagcttttcagtcgactctgggcagtgtgccagtgtgcattctttctctaatcttggttaccaattcagctgtttgttgtaccaattcagggcctcATAACTTTCGTTCtactacttcatcccaatgtactgtagatcgacattttctaccatataatgcaaTATATGGTGCCACTCCAATACTTGACTGATAGATATTGTTATACGTAAACTTAGCCAATggtagtttactgtcccaactacctgagaagtcaatagtacaggccttcaacatatcttctaagatcttATTCACTCTTTCTGATTGTCCAccagtttgagggtggaatgctgtaCTAAATACTAATtgagttcccatagcatgatgtaaactcttccaaaatgcagaCGTAAATTTGGGATTTCTAtcagatacaatggacactgggatgccatgaagtctcactatctctttgatgtattcttcatcatattgattcatcgtgtatgtggtcttcaccggaagaaagtgaggtgattttgtaagtcgatccacaataacccatatagcattaaaccctctttgagttcttggcaaaccaagaatgaaatccattgtgatgtgttctcatttccattcaggaatgggtagtggtttcagaagtcctgctggtctttgatgttcagtcttgacttgttgacaagttagacattgtgcaacaaattgagcaatatcctttttcatacctggccaccaaaataatggtttcagatccttgtacatttttgtgcctcctggatggatcgaatagggagtagcatgagcatcaataatAATGTCGTTCCTGATTGTTCCTTGTTTTGGCACACACAATCTACCCCGATATGTCCATATTCCTTCCTCATTCAATTCAAAGTTCGAATGTCCTTTATCCTTGTCTCGCTGTCTCA
This region of Primulina eburnea isolate SZY01 chromosome 14, ASM2296580v1, whole genome shotgun sequence genomic DNA includes:
- the LOC140811101 gene encoding extra-large guanine nucleotide-binding protein 2-like, which produces MKKYRRRLHVSDEVDIFANEGVYLLMLQKERKILKHIAESDSFLKTSTGVLTGWLTKWSYQLIRVHASSLGENCKWLEMFEDIDLVIYCVSLTDYGEYYEDMSGIRTNKMVATKNHFEAIVTHPTHADKNFLLILNKFDLLEEKMKQVPLRNCEWFQDFNPVISLHPHSTTSNNNPSLPQRAFHYIATKFKRLFNSLSGKKLFVSRVTGLEPDSVDNALRYSKEILKWQGEINKFVGGSEWSSESMEPNSSM